A window of Pedobacter lusitanus contains these coding sequences:
- a CDS encoding SusC/RagA family TonB-linked outer membrane protein yields MEKNYSKKMRKLKYGLMAMLMCIIFCTSSAMAEEAQREALKIERLDSYLKKIEQAYQVSFVYDAAQINKATNLEVPAKLVSIRADLEPLKEKGINYNIVGKQVILVKVPLQVIKQMITVTGRITSKKDGGYLPGVSIREKGARNAVSSSAQGEYAIKVQDNAVLTFSFIGYKTVVAEVNGRTKIDITMDEDAGQLNEVSIVSNGYQDINKKLFTGSSTVLKASDVKRDGITDVSRMLEGRVAGVSVQNVSGTFGAAPKIRVRGATSITGDNKPLWVVDGIILEDVVNISNEQLSTGDPSTLVGSSVAGLNPDDIESFNILKDAAATAQYGARAMNGVVIITTKKGKNTDGKPVISYTGNFSSYMKPSYNNFDILNSADQMNVYLEMQNKGLLNHADASRAENGGVFTKMYNQMYIYNPSTDSYALRNDAPSQKQFLQRYANANTDWFDVLFKQSFMQEHSVSISSGTQRSKIYASTSFLKDNGWSIGDNVKRFTGNIRGNFEINDRLSVELITQGSIRDQKAPGTLGRKGNPVYGTYDRDFDINPFSYALNTSRTLTPYDENGNREYFTQNFAPFNILNELENNTLELNVLDLKVQGGLKYKITDNLKYSFDGAYRFARTSQEHKITEHSNMAEAYRAGISPLDATIKRRNRFLYKNPDDPNALPVSVLPFGGFYNTNDDNITNYYVRNSLEYNKVFNTDHTVNIFGTQELRYIDRQNKTFDGYGYQYDKGGVPFIDPAIVKSNVEGGFNYYSMGYRYERYLNYSLRGAYSYKGKYAFNATGRYDGSNLLGESTTARWLPTWNVSGSWNIDTENFMQNAAIKKIVNRATLRATYGLVASMGDATNSSLVVKSMATKRPYLTEKETKLYISGLENSELTFEKLNEFNIGLDLGLFDERLSLTVDAYKRKSFDLIGEFRTGGIGGEAVKKANYADMKSQGIEVALGGTVLKAGDFNWKTQIIFAHNTNKITNLKSQPLIFGLTGADGGALEGYAQRGLFSLDFKGLDPKNGSPSFINEYGQVGNDINLQSNQVQYLKYEGPVDPTYTGGFSNTFKYKEFTLSTLITFAAGNKVRLNPAFKTSYSDLDAMPRGFLDRWVLPGDELKTNWPSILDKQQAAAFERIYAYSNYNYSTERVADGGFVRMKQIILSYAVPAAFSKKLGFTNSSLSFVGNNLFLIYSDKKLNGQDPEFFGTGGVALPIPRQFTLSLKVGF; encoded by the coding sequence ATGGAGAAAAACTACTCAAAAAAAATGCGTAAACTAAAGTATGGCCTCATGGCTATGCTGATGTGCATTATTTTTTGCACCTCTTCTGCAATGGCAGAAGAAGCGCAGCGTGAAGCACTTAAAATCGAAAGATTAGATAGTTATCTGAAAAAAATTGAGCAGGCTTACCAGGTAAGTTTCGTTTACGATGCTGCTCAGATTAATAAAGCCACAAATCTTGAAGTTCCGGCAAAGCTGGTTTCAATTAGGGCTGACCTGGAGCCCCTGAAGGAAAAAGGGATCAATTATAACATTGTAGGGAAACAGGTGATTCTAGTAAAAGTCCCGCTCCAGGTTATAAAACAAATGATTACTGTTACCGGCCGTATCACCTCTAAAAAAGATGGCGGATACCTTCCGGGAGTAAGTATCAGAGAAAAAGGGGCCAGAAATGCGGTTTCCAGTAGTGCTCAGGGTGAATACGCGATTAAAGTTCAGGATAATGCAGTGCTTACGTTCAGTTTTATCGGTTATAAAACTGTAGTTGCGGAAGTAAATGGCAGAACTAAGATTGATATTACCATGGATGAGGATGCCGGCCAGCTAAATGAAGTAAGCATTGTTTCTAATGGATATCAGGATATTAACAAAAAACTGTTTACCGGCTCATCTACTGTGCTAAAGGCTTCTGATGTAAAACGTGATGGTATTACTGATGTGAGCAGAATGCTGGAAGGCCGGGTTGCCGGTGTATCTGTACAAAACGTATCTGGTACCTTTGGTGCTGCCCCTAAGATCCGTGTCCGTGGTGCAACTTCTATTACAGGTGATAACAAGCCATTATGGGTTGTTGACGGGATTATCCTGGAAGATGTGGTAAATATTTCCAACGAGCAGCTTTCTACCGGAGATCCTTCTACTTTGGTGGGTTCGTCTGTAGCAGGTTTAAACCCTGATGATATTGAAAGCTTCAACATTCTGAAAGATGCTGCGGCAACTGCTCAGTATGGTGCAAGAGCGATGAACGGTGTGGTTATTATTACGACCAAAAAAGGTAAAAATACAGATGGTAAACCTGTTATTTCCTATACAGGTAACTTTTCAAGTTATATGAAGCCTTCTTATAACAATTTTGATATCCTGAATTCTGCAGATCAGATGAATGTTTATCTGGAAATGCAAAACAAAGGGTTGTTAAATCATGCTGATGCTTCACGCGCTGAAAATGGTGGCGTTTTTACTAAAATGTATAATCAGATGTATATCTATAATCCTTCAACGGATTCTTATGCATTGAGAAATGATGCACCAAGTCAGAAACAGTTTTTACAGCGTTATGCAAATGCAAATACGGATTGGTTTGATGTATTATTCAAACAATCATTTATGCAGGAGCATTCTGTAAGTATTTCTTCAGGTACTCAGCGTTCAAAAATCTATGCTTCAACCAGTTTTCTAAAGGATAATGGCTGGTCTATTGGTGATAATGTCAAACGTTTTACAGGTAATATCCGTGGAAATTTTGAGATCAATGACAGATTAAGCGTTGAATTAATCACCCAGGGATCTATCCGTGATCAGAAAGCTCCGGGTACTTTAGGCAGAAAAGGAAATCCCGTATATGGAACATATGACCGCGATTTTGATATTAACCCTTTCAGTTATGCTTTAAATACCAGTCGTACACTGACTCCTTATGATGAAAATGGTAACCGTGAGTATTTCACCCAGAATTTTGCTCCTTTTAATATCCTCAATGAACTGGAGAATAATACATTAGAACTTAATGTTTTAGATTTAAAAGTGCAGGGAGGGTTAAAATATAAAATAACTGATAACCTGAAATACTCTTTTGATGGGGCATATCGTTTTGCCAGAACCAGTCAGGAGCACAAGATAACTGAACATTCTAATATGGCTGAAGCTTACCGTGCAGGTATTAGTCCGCTGGATGCGACCATTAAAAGGAGAAACAGATTCTTGTACAAGAATCCGGATGATCCTAATGCATTGCCGGTTTCTGTATTGCCTTTTGGTGGATTCTATAATACCAATGATGATAACATTACCAATTACTATGTGCGTAATAGTTTAGAGTATAATAAGGTATTTAATACAGATCATACCGTAAATATTTTTGGTACACAGGAATTACGCTATATCGATCGTCAGAATAAAACTTTTGATGGTTATGGTTATCAGTATGACAAGGGGGGAGTACCGTTTATTGATCCTGCTATCGTAAAATCAAATGTTGAAGGTGGTTTCAATTATTACAGTATGGGATACCGTTACGAAAGGTATCTGAACTACTCGTTAAGAGGTGCCTATTCTTATAAAGGAAAGTATGCTTTTAATGCGACAGGAAGATATGATGGTTCAAACCTTTTAGGCGAATCTACTACTGCCAGATGGTTGCCTACATGGAATGTGTCGGGTTCATGGAATATCGATACTGAAAACTTCATGCAGAATGCAGCGATTAAAAAGATAGTTAACCGTGCGACTTTACGTGCGACTTATGGTTTGGTTGCAAGTATGGGAGATGCGACAAACTCAAGTCTTGTCGTAAAGAGTATGGCGACCAAACGTCCTTATCTGACTGAAAAGGAAACCAAACTTTATATTTCAGGTTTGGAAAACTCTGAGCTGACTTTTGAAAAATTGAATGAATTCAACATAGGTCTTGATCTGGGTTTATTTGATGAACGCCTTTCATTAACTGTAGATGCCTACAAAAGAAAAAGTTTTGACCTGATCGGTGAATTCAGAACAGGTGGAATTGGTGGTGAAGCAGTGAAAAAAGCTAATTATGCTGATATGAAATCTCAGGGTATTGAGGTTGCACTTGGCGGAACAGTTCTTAAAGCAGGTGATTTTAACTGGAAAACACAGATCATCTTTGCACATAACACGAATAAAATTACCAACCTGAAAAGCCAGCCGCTGATTTTTGGGCTAACTGGTGCTGATGGTGGTGCTCTGGAGGGATATGCTCAAAGAGGATTATTCTCCCTGGATTTTAAAGGGCTGGATCCGAAAAATGGTTCACCAAGTTTTATCAATGAATATGGACAAGTTGGAAATGATATTAACTTACAAAGTAATCAGGTTCAATATTTAAAATATGAAGGTCCGGTAGATCCTACTTATACAGGAGGTTTCTCTAATACTTTCAAATATAAAGAGTTTACCTTATCGACTTTAATCACGTTTGCTGCAGGAAATAAAGTAAGATTAAACCCTGCTTTCAAAACCTCATACAGTGACCTGGATGCCATGCCCCGCGGCTTTTTAGACAGATGGGTATTACCAGGTGATGAATTGAAAACGAACTGGCCTTCTATTCTTGATAAACAACAGGCTGCGGCTTTTGAAAGAATATATGCTTATAGTAACTATAATTATTCTACAGAAAGAGTTGCAGATGGTGGTTTTGTGAGAATGAAACAAATCATATTAAGTTATGCAGTTCCGGCAGCATTCTCGAAAAAATTAGGTTTTACTAATTCGTCGCTGAGTTTTGTTGGAAACAACTTATTCCTGATTTATTCAGATAAAAAGCTAAATGGTCAGGATCCTGAGTTTTTTGGCACAGGAGGAGTAGCCCTGCCAATCCCACGTCAGTTTACATTATCATTAAAAGTAGGATTCTAA
- a CDS encoding RagB/SusD family nutrient uptake outer membrane protein: MKKIYIPFLALALVSTGGCKKFLEHSPDQRTQINSVDKVAQLLTSAYPESNFIAFAEAASDNMEDKGPQVTNQERFVTLPYFWQDNPDNSQDTPTDYWNGSYAAIAAANEALAAIEKAEDKTAYQPYKGEALLARAYAHFMLVTLYSKVYNPGGDNTSPGIPYVTTPEKVVNGQYTRGTVASVYAQIEKDLVEGLPLIKNSAYGTPKYHFNIAAAHAFAARFYLFKKDYAKVIEHVSAISSGNAFAGIIRPWSTRYLNYSGAEMYTNFTMATEPSTLLLIETASSWARTRTNRYGFGQTLNNAMFGIANVTGKRWVHSVYNYSVPNYSLLKWNEYFVKTSQNATIGEPYTIVPVLTTDEALINRAEAYAATGQNELAIQDLNTFASTRLANYNVVSDGLTLTKIASYYGTSDVKQGLIYTVLDFKKAEFVMEGLRWFDILRYNLPVKHNVVAANGSSTTIELKADDPRRLFQMPSQVELSGISLNPR; encoded by the coding sequence ATGAAAAAAATATATATACCGTTTCTTGCATTGGCTCTGGTCTCTACCGGAGGCTGTAAAAAATTTCTGGAACATTCACCAGATCAGAGAACACAAATAAATTCTGTAGATAAAGTTGCACAACTATTAACCAGTGCTTATCCGGAGTCTAACTTTATTGCTTTTGCTGAGGCAGCATCAGATAATATGGAAGATAAAGGACCTCAGGTAACAAATCAGGAGAGATTTGTTACACTGCCTTATTTCTGGCAGGACAATCCGGATAATTCTCAGGATACACCTACTGATTACTGGAATGGAAGTTATGCGGCTATTGCTGCTGCAAATGAAGCATTGGCGGCTATTGAAAAAGCTGAAGATAAAACTGCATATCAGCCCTATAAAGGGGAAGCTTTACTGGCGCGTGCTTATGCACATTTCATGCTGGTTACGTTGTATTCAAAAGTTTATAACCCGGGAGGTGATAATACTTCTCCGGGGATTCCTTATGTTACCACGCCCGAAAAAGTGGTGAACGGACAGTATACCCGCGGAACAGTAGCTTCAGTATACGCGCAGATTGAAAAGGATCTGGTTGAAGGCTTACCATTAATTAAAAACAGTGCTTATGGAACTCCAAAATATCATTTCAATATAGCAGCAGCACATGCTTTTGCAGCAAGATTCTATTTGTTCAAAAAAGATTATGCTAAAGTAATAGAGCATGTAAGTGCAATTTCATCAGGTAATGCCTTTGCAGGGATTATCAGACCATGGAGTACCCGCTACCTGAATTATTCAGGAGCTGAGATGTATACCAATTTCACCATGGCAACAGAGCCTTCTACTTTGCTCCTGATAGAAACAGCTTCTTCGTGGGCAAGAACAAGAACTAACCGTTATGGATTTGGCCAGACACTGAATAATGCAATGTTTGGCATTGCCAATGTTACCGGTAAGCGATGGGTGCATTCAGTGTATAATTACAGTGTGCCAAATTATTCACTTTTAAAATGGAACGAGTATTTTGTTAAAACAAGTCAGAATGCAACTATTGGGGAGCCTTATACAATCGTTCCGGTATTGACTACTGATGAAGCCTTAATCAACAGAGCGGAAGCTTATGCTGCTACCGGACAAAATGAACTGGCCATTCAGGATCTGAATACTTTTGCGAGCACAAGACTTGCTAATTATAATGTAGTGTCTGATGGACTTACATTAACTAAGATTGCCAGTTATTACGGTACTTCGGATGTTAAACAAGGACTGATTTATACTGTGCTTGACTTTAAGAAAGCCGAATTTGTAATGGAAGGTTTGAGGTGGTTTGATATTTTGAGATATAATCTGCCGGTTAAGCATAATGTTGTAGCAGCGAATGGAAGTTCTACTACTATAGAATTGAAAGCTGACGATCCGCGCAGGCTGTTCCAAATGCCATCACAAGTTGAACTGTCTGGTATATCACTGAACCCTAGATAA
- a CDS encoding zinc-binding metallopeptidase, whose product MKNIFNTGVFTLIILMALASCKKEEKLNANLNIIDKNIIDKTARDLWLENNYLIPYNIETKYRFDRFELDNGKNITPPDESQVIPMMETVRDVWIKPFEKIGGADFIKRISPKQFVLAGSAAYNQDGSITLGTAEGGRKIVLYVVNTFDKTNLASVKQAIQVIQHEYTHILNQTVDYQTDFQTISKGGYMGNWLLGTLAEARALGFITQYARAAPEEDYAEMSSNMLMMGRVAYNAAVSTAPADAQVKLKKKEQYVVDYFKSAFNIDFYALQTEVQNALYNISTPVLAKLIGPGIGYTTMYSNPGKDANQSAEFADLWKTAATNMTGAGFSLQDVKMTFKAAGTMTLTYSFTRGTTVFFADADYTIKIDAAGVATLALVTPQPTTTTYGNMTFVATQMAGVNNYFKNNKFKIDWINTIIPGNIGGLGSLGAFYKQTDPKSYFYGVMGQ is encoded by the coding sequence ATGAAAAATATATTTAATACAGGTGTTTTTACACTCATCATTTTAATGGCACTGGCTTCCTGCAAAAAGGAAGAAAAATTAAATGCGAATCTGAATATCATAGATAAAAATATTATTGATAAAACCGCCCGGGATTTGTGGCTGGAAAACAATTATTTGATTCCTTATAACATAGAAACGAAATATAGATTTGACCGTTTTGAGCTGGACAATGGAAAGAATATTACTCCTCCGGATGAGTCGCAGGTTATTCCTATGATGGAAACTGTGAGGGATGTATGGATTAAGCCTTTTGAGAAGATCGGAGGAGCTGATTTTATTAAAAGAATTTCTCCAAAACAATTTGTTCTGGCAGGTAGTGCTGCTTATAATCAGGACGGAAGTATCACACTGGGAACTGCTGAAGGTGGTCGTAAAATCGTATTGTATGTAGTTAATACTTTTGATAAAACTAACCTGGCTTCTGTAAAACAAGCTATTCAGGTTATCCAGCATGAATACACCCATATTTTGAATCAGACTGTAGATTATCAGACAGATTTTCAGACTATTTCGAAAGGTGGATATATGGGTAACTGGCTTTTAGGAACTCTGGCAGAAGCAAGAGCACTGGGCTTTATTACACAGTATGCAAGAGCGGCTCCTGAGGAAGATTATGCTGAAATGTCGTCCAATATGCTTATGATGGGTCGTGTGGCTTATAATGCAGCTGTAAGTACAGCTCCTGCTGATGCGCAGGTAAAGTTGAAAAAGAAAGAACAATATGTAGTAGATTACTTTAAGTCTGCCTTTAATATTGATTTTTATGCTTTACAGACTGAGGTGCAAAATGCATTATATAATATAAGTACTCCGGTATTAGCTAAGCTGATCGGACCGGGTATTGGCTATACTACCATGTATTCTAATCCGGGTAAAGACGCCAATCAGTCAGCTGAATTTGCAGACTTGTGGAAAACGGCTGCGACAAATATGACTGGTGCCGGATTTAGTTTGCAGGATGTAAAGATGACTTTCAAGGCAGCAGGTACGATGACGTTAACTTATAGTTTTACCCGGGGTACTACAGTATTTTTTGCTGATGCTGATTATACAATCAAGATAGATGCTGCGGGTGTAGCCACCCTTGCTTTGGTGACTCCTCAGCCAACGACGACTACTTATGGTAATATGACTTTTGTAGCTACGCAAATGGCCGGAGTTAACAACTATTTCAAAAATAATAAATTCAAAATTGACTGGATCAATACAATTATACCGGGTAATATTGGTGGTTTAGGGTCTTTGGGTGCGTTTTATAAGCAGACTGACCCAAAGTCGTATTTCTATGGTGTTATGGGACAATAA
- a CDS encoding DUF4302 domain-containing protein: MKRIIIYALLSIGVFSGCKKNNEILVDGERPEDRVAEALTKYSDQLTDSPYGWKAYLYPAGGGGFSFYLNFTKKNRVTMYSDLDNGPATTAKESSYRLRASMNPSLVFDTYNYMHILADPDARVFGGTPGWGLYSDFEFNFGVQTGDTLKLTGKLLDSKLVMVRATKAEQDAYNNKGLLTSLVTSTDYIAANSTLYTNIDGAVNLQTIFDYFQKKMTLVWDDKGTISSAISPFVFTLNGILLQDPVSYKGKLLREFIWDAATQGFYTTVDGKRFDLKSSPSPLLPLNALIGINYTSVTVPNGTTYPGWSADFIARRAKAASGTLTSGYNLRLDKMALVFNVNQSMLTLTADVYQTANKFLAIYPYSYTKTPAGVYKFTLGAMNGNASVIATAMAPLLSERLGADTFTLDYFTNLTNKQVLGQFKSVEHPDFAFTGTLQ; the protein is encoded by the coding sequence ATGAAAAGAATCATCATATATGCTTTGCTATCCATAGGAGTATTTTCTGGCTGTAAAAAGAACAACGAGATACTGGTGGATGGAGAAAGACCAGAAGACAGAGTAGCTGAGGCACTCACCAAATACAGTGACCAATTAACAGATAGCCCTTACGGTTGGAAGGCCTATTTATACCCGGCAGGGGGCGGCGGGTTTTCATTCTATCTGAACTTTACCAAAAAGAACAGGGTAACGATGTATTCAGATTTGGATAATGGCCCGGCAACGACTGCTAAAGAAAGCTCATATCGCTTAAGAGCAAGTATGAATCCTTCTTTGGTATTTGATACTTATAATTACATGCATATACTCGCTGATCCGGATGCAAGGGTATTTGGAGGAACACCGGGATGGGGTTTGTATTCTGATTTTGAATTTAACTTTGGAGTACAGACTGGTGATACTTTAAAGCTAACCGGTAAATTGCTGGACAGTAAACTGGTTATGGTGAGAGCAACCAAAGCTGAGCAGGATGCTTATAACAATAAAGGTCTGCTGACTTCATTAGTGACTTCAACAGATTATATCGCTGCGAACAGTACATTGTATACCAATATTGACGGGGCGGTTAACTTACAGACTATCTTTGATTATTTTCAGAAGAAAATGACCCTGGTATGGGATGATAAGGGAACGATCAGTTCTGCGATCAGCCCTTTTGTTTTTACACTAAACGGCATATTACTGCAGGATCCTGTTTCCTATAAAGGTAAACTGCTGAGGGAGTTTATATGGGATGCAGCAACGCAGGGATTTTATACTACTGTTGATGGGAAAAGATTTGATCTGAAATCATCTCCTTCACCATTATTACCATTAAATGCACTGATAGGGATCAACTATACTTCGGTAACAGTCCCTAATGGAACTACTTATCCGGGATGGTCTGCAGATTTTATAGCCAGAAGAGCTAAGGCAGCATCAGGTACGCTAACGAGTGGGTACAACCTGAGACTGGATAAGATGGCTTTAGTATTTAATGTGAACCAAAGCATGCTGACATTAACCGCAGACGTATATCAGACTGCAAACAAATTTCTGGCTATCTATCCTTATAGTTATACCAAAACTCCGGCAGGAGTGTATAAGTTTACTTTAGGGGCAATGAATGGTAATGCTTCGGTAATTGCTACTGCGATGGCACCGCTGCTCAGTGAAAGATTAGGTGCTGATACCTTTACCCTGGATTACTTTACGAATCTAACTAACAAACAGGTATTGGGTCAGTTTAAAAGTGTTGAACACCCTGATTTTGCATTTACGGGTACGCTACAATAA
- a CDS encoding helix-turn-helix domain-containing protein, giving the protein MIQNIGKKLRAIRNTHCISQKIVADQLGISVTAYSKIETGITDVSFYKVQQIADIYGVSIIDMLRIGEKDAQDEQYPDVKKQLDELSEKYNDQQKKIIQLYEIIRTQKSAAH; this is encoded by the coding sequence ATGATTCAAAATATTGGAAAAAAGCTTAGAGCAATTCGTAACACACATTGCATTAGCCAGAAAATTGTAGCCGATCAGTTGGGTATATCTGTTACAGCCTACTCTAAAATAGAGACTGGAATAACAGACGTGTCTTTCTATAAAGTTCAGCAAATAGCTGATATATACGGTGTTTCAATAATTGATATGCTGCGTATCGGAGAAAAAGATGCCCAGGATGAACAATATCCGGATGTAAAAAAACAGCTGGATGAACTGAGTGAAAAATATAACGATCAGCAGAAAAAAATAATTCAGTTATATGAAATCATAAGGACTCAAAAGTCTGCTGCTCATTAA
- the rfbD gene encoding dTDP-4-dehydrorhamnose reductase, translated as MERNIIVIGGNGQLGQCLSEVVSGKEQSFNYVFLSKSDLDFVNADEVSKLFQEYNPVFCINCAAYTAVDHAEEDADSAFEINEFAVKRLAENCLLYHTTLIHISTDFVFDGSSSVPLSEGMIASPVNVYGLSKLKGEREIQRIMDHYFIIRTSWLYSEKANNFVRTMLKLAQNRDELNVVYDQIGTPTYAMDLARVIIYIVRSNQKSYGLYHYSNEGIASWYDFAKAVFEFAEIDMKVLPVASSAFVTRAKRPHYSVLDKTKIKTIMGVEIPYWRDSLNFCIQNF; from the coding sequence ATGGAAAGAAATATTATCGTAATTGGTGGGAACGGGCAATTAGGACAATGCCTTTCTGAGGTTGTTTCGGGGAAAGAGCAATCGTTTAATTATGTATTCCTTTCTAAAAGTGATTTGGATTTTGTGAATGCTGATGAAGTCTCAAAATTATTTCAGGAATATAATCCTGTTTTTTGTATAAACTGCGCCGCTTATACAGCGGTTGATCATGCAGAAGAAGATGCTGATAGTGCTTTTGAGATCAATGAGTTTGCAGTGAAAAGGCTTGCGGAAAATTGCTTGTTATATCACACCACGTTAATACACATCTCCACAGATTTTGTTTTTGATGGCAGCTCAAGTGTTCCTCTGTCGGAGGGCATGATTGCCAGTCCTGTCAATGTATACGGTTTATCCAAGTTGAAAGGGGAACGAGAGATCCAGAGAATTATGGATCATTATTTTATTATCAGAACCAGTTGGCTGTACTCTGAAAAGGCTAATAATTTTGTCAGAACAATGCTGAAACTTGCCCAAAACAGAGATGAACTAAATGTTGTATATGATCAGATAGGTACACCAACTTATGCAATGGATCTGGCCAGGGTTATTATTTATATCGTACGAAGTAACCAGAAATCTTATGGTCTTTATCATTATAGTAATGAAGGGATTGCTTCCTGGTATGATTTTGCAAAGGCAGTTTTTGAGTTTGCTGAAATCGATATGAAAGTTTTGCCTGTTGCTTCTTCGGCCTTTGTGACCAGAGCAAAGAGACCGCATTATTCAGTGTTGGATAAGACGAAAATTAAGACAATAATGGGGGTTGAAATACCATATTGGAGAGATAGTTTAAATTTCTGTATACAAAATTTTTAG
- the gmd gene encoding GDP-mannose 4,6-dehydratase, with protein MKVALITGVTGQDGAYLAEFLLKKGYFVHGLKRRSSLFNTERIDHLYQDQHEHGVNFKLHFGDLTDSTNLIRIIQETQPDEIYNLAAMSHVQVSFEMPEYTANADGIGTLRLLEAIRILGLEKKTRVYQASTSELYGLVQAVPQSETTPFYPRSPYAVAKIYGYWITVNYREAYGMFACNGILFNHESPLRGETFVTRKITRAASKIALGLQKCLYLGNLSAQRDWGHAKDYIEAMWLILQQDKAEDFVIATGVTTTVRDFVKMSFAELGIEIEFSGKDENEKGVIIDVDQNLVLSLGLNDTYLKPGTTVVQVDPKYFRPTEVDLLLGDPTKSKTQLGWKPKYDLPMLVKEMIHSDLQLMKKDEYLKEGGFNTLNHFE; from the coding sequence ATGAAAGTTGCCCTAATAACCGGTGTTACAGGCCAGGATGGAGCCTATCTTGCAGAATTTCTTTTGAAAAAAGGATATTTTGTTCATGGACTTAAAAGAAGATCATCGTTGTTCAATACTGAGCGGATCGATCATCTGTATCAGGACCAGCACGAACATGGGGTTAATTTTAAATTGCATTTTGGTGATCTGACTGATTCTACCAATCTGATCCGTATTATTCAGGAAACACAGCCAGATGAAATTTACAATCTGGCAGCCATGAGTCATGTACAGGTGAGTTTTGAGATGCCGGAATATACAGCAAATGCGGATGGTATCGGAACTCTAAGATTATTGGAGGCTATACGAATTCTGGGGCTGGAAAAGAAAACCCGGGTTTATCAGGCTTCTACATCCGAATTGTATGGTTTGGTACAGGCGGTTCCTCAAAGTGAAACTACGCCTTTTTATCCGAGATCGCCTTATGCCGTTGCTAAAATTTATGGTTATTGGATAACAGTAAATTATAGAGAAGCATATGGCATGTTTGCCTGTAATGGAATTTTATTCAATCATGAAAGTCCACTGAGAGGTGAAACTTTTGTCACACGTAAAATTACCAGAGCAGCAAGTAAAATCGCTTTGGGCCTGCAGAAGTGTCTATATTTAGGGAATCTTTCTGCACAGCGAGACTGGGGGCATGCTAAAGATTATATTGAGGCTATGTGGCTAATTCTTCAGCAGGATAAGGCTGAAGACTTTGTTATTGCTACCGGGGTGACAACAACTGTTCGTGATTTTGTGAAGATGAGCTTTGCAGAACTGGGTATAGAAATAGAGTTTAGCGGTAAAGATGAGAATGAGAAAGGTGTCATTATTGATGTTGATCAGAATCTTGTTTTGTCTCTCGGCTTAAATGATACCTACTTAAAACCCGGAACTACAGTTGTACAGGTAGATCCTAAATATTTCAGACCAACTGAAGTTGATTTATTGCTTGGTGATCCAACGAAATCCAAGACTCAGCTAGGCTGGAAACCAAAATATGATTTGCCAATGCTGGTTAAAGAAATGATTCATTCTGATCTGCAACTAATGAAAAAAGATGAGTATTTGAAAGAAGGCGGTTTTAATACGCTGAACCATTTTGAATAG